From Lycium ferocissimum isolate CSIRO_LF1 chromosome 12, AGI_CSIRO_Lferr_CH_V1, whole genome shotgun sequence, one genomic window encodes:
- the LOC132041184 gene encoding protein TIC 55, chloroplastic: MALQQPFLSELLHSNSKRSLPNTTLTTKSSVFYLQTPQRPNFYVQNKQLKKKERSCYAIAENLGAEVVDEDQSVILENSSLDELRGQREIVGYDWTEEWYPLYLTKNVPDDAPLGLTVFDKQVVLYKDGSGELRCFEDRCPHRLAKLSEGQLYDGKLECLYHGWQFDGDGKCVKIPQLPENARIPRSACTKTYEIRDSQGVIWIWMSHKTPPNINKIPWFENFERTGFRDISTIHELPYDHSILLENLMDPAHVPISHDRTDFTAKREDAGPLFFEVTERTNRGFAGWWGKEKDQGKANYTPNFLRFEAPCVLHNSREFVDENGEKHYFSGLFLCRPSGQGKSMLIVRFGNTRKRTGILKLIPNWFLHQNASKVFEQDMGFLSSQNEILMKEKVPTKKLYLNLRSSDTWVAEYRKWMDKVGHGMPYHFGHSTIFLPQEPAVVEHAPAGFVANFSAAQPAKGGIGGMYAPNPANRYFRHVVHCRDCSNVVKAFETWKKALSVIALVSTAFAILVSGRQWKALFLLSTSLCLAGAYACSTAIAMNTTNFIRTHRRL; the protein is encoded by the exons ATGGCTTTACAGCAACCATTTCTCTCTGAATTACTCCACTCAAATTCAAAAAGATCACTCCCAAACACTACATTAACCACAAAAAGTTCAGTTTTTTATCTACAAACACCTCAACGACCCAACTTTTATGTTCAAAATAAGcagttgaagaaaaaagagaggagtTGTTATGCAATAGCAGAAAATCTTGGAGCTGAAGTTGTTGATGAGGATCAAAGTGtgattttggaaaattcaagcTTAGATGAATTGAGGGGACAAAGAGAAATTGTTGGTTATGATTGGACTGAAGAATGGTATCCTTTGTATTTGACCAAGAATGTACCTGATGATGCACCTTTGGGTCTTACTGTTTTTGATAAACAAGTTGTTTTGTATAAGGATGGTAGTGGTGAACTTAGATGCTTTGAAGATCGCTGTCCACATAG ATTAGCCAAACTCTCTGAAGGACAACTGTACGATGGCAAACTGGAATGCTTGTATCATGGTTGGCAGTTTGATGGAGATGGTAAATGTGTGAAGATACCACAG CTACCTGAAAATGCTAGAATTCCTCGATCAGCTTGTACCAAGACATATGAAATTAGGGATTCCCAGGGAGTAATCTGGATATGGATGTCTCACAAAACACCACCTAATATTAACAAAATCCCCTGGTTCGAAAACTTCGAGAGGACAGGATTTCGAGATATTTCCACTATTCACGAGCTCCCATATGACCACTCTATTCTTCTGGAAAACCTCATGGATCCTGCTCATGTACCAATATCACACGATAGGACAGATTTTACAGCAAAAAGGGAAGATGCTGGACCGCTCTTTTTTGAGGTGACAGAAAGGACTAACCGGGGGTTTGCGGGCTGGTGGGGTAAGGAAAAGGATCAAGGCAAAGCAAACTATACACCAAACTTCTTACGGTTTGAAGCTCCTTGTGTTCTTCACAATAGTAGAGAATTTGTTGATGAGAATGGAGAGAAGCATTACTTTTCAGGTCTCTTTCTTTGTAGACCATCTGGTCAAGGGAAATCCATGCTTATCGTCCGGTTTGGAAACACAAGAAAAAGAACCGGGATACTTAAACTTATCCCGAACTGGTTCTTGCATCAGAATGCAAGCAAGGTCTTCGAGCAAGATATGGGGTTCCTTTCGTCCCAAAACGAAATCCTAATGAAAGAAAAGGTTCCAACCAAGAAACTCTACTTGAATCTAAGGTCGTCGGATACATGGGTAGCTGAGTACAGGAAGTGGATGGACAAAGTTGGGCACGGAATGCCTTATCATTTTGGTCACAGCACTATTTTCCTGCCCCAAGAACCTGCTGTCGTCGAGCACGCTCCTGCTGGTTTCGTTGCCAATTTTTCAGCTGCTCAGCCAGCTAAGGGAGGAATCGGAGGAATGTATGCTCCGAACCCCGCCAACAGATACTTCAGGCATGTAGTCCATTGCAGGGATTGCAGCAATGTTGTTAAAGCTTTTGAGACTTGGAAAAAGGCCCTCTCTGTTATCGCTTTAGTGTCGACGGCATTTGCAATTCTAGTGTCTGGAAGACAGTGGAAGGCCCTATTTTTGCTTTCGACATCGCTATGTTTAGCTGGAGCATATGCCTGCTCAACAGCCATTGCAATGAATACAACCAACTTCATAAGGACTCACAGAAGATTGTAA
- the LOC132039885 gene encoding small ribosomal subunit protein eS10z-like, which translates to MIIPEKNRREISKYLFQEGVCFAKKDYNLAKHPNIDVPNLQVIKLMQSFKSKEYVRETFAWMHYYWYLTNDGIEFLRTYLNLPSEIVPATLKKSAKPLGRPMGGPPGDRPRGPPRFEGDRPRFGDREGYRAGPRGPPGEFGGEKGGAPADYQPAFRGGGGRPGFGRGAGGFGGAPPSSSFS; encoded by the exons ATG ATTATCCCAGAGAAGAACAGGAGAGAGATCTCCAAGTACCTCTTCCAAG AGGGAGTATGCTTTGCTAAGAAGGACTACAATTTGGCGAAACATCCCAACATTGATGTGCCGAACCTACAAGTGATCAAGCTGATGCAGAGCTTTAAGTCGAAGGAGTATGTGCGTGAGACCTTTGCTTGGATGCACTACTACTGGTATCTTACCAATGATGGCATTGAGTTCCTCAGGACTTACCTCAATCTTCCTTCTGAAATTGTTCCTGCTACTTTGAAGAAGTCCGCCAAACCCCTTGGTCGTCCCATGGGTGGACCTCCAGGCGATAGGCCCCG TGGACCACCAAGGTTCGAGGGTGATAGGCCAAGGTTTGGTGATAGGGAAGGGTATCGTGCTGGTCCAAGAGGTCCACCTGGTGAATTTGGAGGCGAGAAGGGTGGAGCTCCAGCTGACTACCAGCCTGCATTTAGG GGTggtggtggaagacctggattTGGGCGTGGGGCTGGAGGTTTCGGTGGCGCACCCCCTAGTTCAAGCTTCTCTTAG